The segment TTTGAGAAGTCTGAAGCAAGATCGTCACATGCCAGGACACATAAACTAAAGTACTCAAATAATTCAGCCAAGACACATTCTCCGGTCTACCAATATGATACACTAAAGTACAAACAATAGAAAGATCCAAGATAGAAAGAATAGGAATTGCAGGACAAACCCTATAGGAGTTCCTTTGCTAGCCTCACTGGTTTCTCCATTAAAAATGCAACTTCACCATTTGGTGCAGTGAGCAGATGATGATTTGAACCCTCTTCTTCACTCCCTGCTGTCATAGATGACGCAACAGATTCCaacccatcatcatcatcatcatctgcaTTGGCATTGGGACCAAGGTAAGAAAACATGTATCCATCAAAGTACCAAACAACCACATGCAGACATCCCCTCCGGAATCTGCATGCACACACCGACGTGGAAGAGCAATACCCCTTCTTAACATTCAGAGCATTCATTGATGGGAAATCTTAGAGCTCAATCAATTGAATGAAAATGGATTCCCAACCTGATACCTATATACACACTGTTCTATACATTAATGGCCACCTATTCAGGTAGAATAATTAAGAGAGCCATGCACGGTAAACTTCCTAATATCCATGATTCATCAGCTAAGAAAAAAGTCACGGCTAGTGAGATGGCTAGAGCAATCTGCAGCCTGCTGGCAGTTAAACCAcatattttctttgttcaaGCATGGTGCTCATTCATTCTTATTATGATCCATTATCAACAAAGAAATGCTCCTGGGgtctttctaatttattttaccaGGATGTTATTGGGGTGGCTCTACCTCTATGTCACATCTAACTGTTAGGTTTTTTCTTGGGTTTGATCCCAGTTCTACCAGAAAAAGAAGTGATCAAGAATACACAGTCAATTCGCTTTGTTGAGGAATACAACTTTAAATAATGCCTTCATCAACTTGAACACCCAGTAAGATAAATTCTCCTGCAGATCTTGAACTAACGAAGGGAAGAAACATGATTAATGGAAGAAAATTACCAGAATATGTTGGATGATCAGGAAGATGTCTAACTGCTGTGATCTGTATGCTTTCTGGCAGTAAACAATTACAGAAAGAACCTGAAACCTCAAATAAAAGCTCCTCGATCAGACAGGGAAATATTAGAACTGGAccacaaaatccaaaaacacaGAGCTGAGAAACTTAGCAGCTAGGCTGCCGACATTTGAAACCACCATATAACTCATatattatttacaaaaatacaaagcaaTGCTGGTTATTCACAGTTATTGATAAGGCACAAACATTGGCCACAAATTCCAACAAAAAGTCGCATTTAAAATTGCAcactttttttatcttttttttttatgaaaataattgatcACTTTTGCGTGCAGAGTACTACACCTAGAAAATCTCCAGTGAACTAGAAAGTAGCTTCTCATATAACATGACATGCGACTAACCTAATCGAGCCATTCGATTTATCCATCCAGGAATAGGCTTTCCAGTTAATTGCTTACAGACTTCATCAGTAAAGTGGTTGCAATTCTTGGCAATCAAATGGTAGGTGTCTCCATGATATTCTGCAGAAAGATGTTCCATGAATGACCGAAATTCTGAACGAGACATGTTGGTGCTGCCCAATAACACAGACCGTCGAAAAATGAAGCCTGGACAACTTCTTGGTTCCACCTCAAACACCCCACTGGTTGGGTACTCATGGGCTCCGAAGCCATACTCCATACCATGCACTGATTAAAAGATCAGTTGCAACAGGTTAATGCACATAAATTTCCAAGATAGAGACGCTGAAGAAAATGACAGGTTGATTTATTATTCACACAGACCTGATTTTAGAGTAAAAACAATCATTGAAATTGGAACATGGTGATGGTTAGAGAATATGGATTTAGTGTCAACTAAAATTCAGGTCAATTTGAAGTGCTATTAAGGATTATCAATCACCACAGCtgttatagttatttttagccagatacaaattaaaacaatttgttgttgttgttgttttaggGGTTTGAGAGCACAGCTGTTTATACCTAGACTTCCTAAAATATCTTTCTCCtcaataacaaaaatgataGTGATCTTTCCTGTCTGACGACTTGCATATAACTAGCTACAAATAGCCACAGTCGATAGTTCAGATTAGATATCTGCCTAATGCTGATAAGAAATGTAAGAACATTATCATGCACAAGACACCTATAAGGTTTAAAGGTGTCTTGCAGCTTGCATCGGGAAAAATAACCACGCTAATCAAAATTAATGAGATGTGATAAGCTGAGATCTGATGGCACTGCCTTAAAAGCAACCATAACAGCGCATTATAAGGACATTATCATGCTTGTAGATGAAGCAGCAAACTCAAACTTGATGGATCTTGCAATCATGAAAATTCTAAGTTATGGAATAGTATGCTACAGAACTTGAGTGGTTTTTACATAGCCCTGCCTGGTAATCACTTGGTTCCCTACGTAACTGATGTCAGCTATTAGGCAATCTGTCCCAATCCTGCACCAAGTTAGCAAGTTAGCAACTAAGCACAGCACAACACCAATGATGTTGACGATAGTAACCTTGAATTATCACATCCTAAATAAGTCATTCAAGGAAAAGGAGAGTTTCCATTGTCTTGCCAAAAGAAATTCATATCTTAGGATCTCACTAATGAACATCTAGAGGAAACTATCCTACTTCCAGGAGTAATTTCCTTTTAACTCCAGCTGGAAAAGCTTCAATCAGGAGTTACTTGTCATTGAATGGTTGAGACATCTTACAATGGGAGAATTCCAGCTATTTCTCCGGACAACTCAAAATATGATTCTAAATTTCATCTCTTTTTCAACTCCCATGTTAATGTGTCGTTTACATCTCAAGTTTACTATGTTAATACAAACAATGTTAATTCCAAACAAAAGAACCCTAGAGAAGAAATAGATCATTTGATATTCTAGATAGCCCATAGAAAATAAAGACCACAGCATAGCACAAAACCTTTTACAAGCATATTTTACTCAAGTGATATGATTACATCTCTAGGTTCTAACAATCTGATTACTCCTAATAACAATCCATTGATACCGCTGTACCATGAATcctccaaattggaacaccaaGTTCCCTTGACCTTCAAACCTAGTTTGTAATTTGTTCTAAGAATACAGCATGAATACAAAAGGGAATACAGAAAAAAGAAGGCTGTTGGGAACGAGTTTGACAAGAGGAGAATTGGTTCCATACATGCAGTGTACAGCTAAAGCTTAACTAATCTCACATATAGTTAGCTTCAATCCAATCCAACCAGCAATCCTCTATCATGTGAATTCGAAAAGATGTTAAAACTCACCCACAAAAAGGCAAACATATCAGATAAGAAATATGTTTCAATATTGCAAATGTTTTATCTTATATCCAGCAGTACTATATTAGATAAATCATCCTAATACATGGAGAAACTCAGACcataaaacataatttcaagCCACCTTTAAGTAGCTTCTGCTAAGCCTTCCTCAAGATGTCTCATGTATTACCATTTTCAAGGGTTTATTTCAGGTAAATAAAGTACCAAGTTCTCCTCAGGCACTTATACTTCTCCTAAAAAATCCTTAGACAATCAAATAAGTAAAAGAGCATCAAGTTACTGATTTTGCAATTCATAATCCAAGCAGCCCACATTTAACAGCTGCTGTGAGATAACACTAGATCTGAACATCCTAAGCTATAAACTTTGTTTCAAGTGTTTAATGTTCAGTTAAAGGTGGTGTAGAATGAATAGCGTTTTGGCTTTTTTCTAACCATATGTCTGCTTTTGTTACGTCAGCCTGCTGTCACAATAGAAATAAGAATTCCATTTCAGTAAAATGGTGACCTCCAATATTAACCagaaatatttgaaattgatGCTAATTTTGAGGATATAAAATTTCATAGAATTGTTGCTCAAAGGTAAAATACCACTTTCTTTCTGAATTGGTTAGAGATAAATACTATTTACGAGGGAAGGCTATATAAAACCACCTATGCACCTTTGATTTTGGCAAGAAGTTTGCCCCATGAGTTTGCtcctttattttcatttttgcatgtaaatgaaACTCCCTGAAATAATACCTACACACTTAATGAACAGCCCATGATGGactgaatttcatgattttgggttcaattatttcttttggcAGTAGTAGTTACCTTCTTCATGAAATCACATCACCAATGTTTCTAGCTTTTGTATTTAACAACCAATTAACTTtacggggaaaaaaaagagcaacGGAGTAAAATGAGTGGGCAAACATTTCTAgttcaaaaataaatagtgGCAGGGGGATGCGTAAATACAGGGGAGTTGCTTGTGCATAATGAAATTATGAAGCACACATCACAAGTTGGTTTCCTTGCAACTTAATGCAACAACCATTTTCTTCAAAGCTGCAATAATCTCATCAGAgttcatgaaaatataaatgttaagaaaattatttgctACAAGAGATTTGAGCATTTGGATaacatttttctaaattttacaAGATCTAATATAGATGAATCAAACTTTCTTTTCTACGTTACATTTAAAAGTGGAAGGCAAATTATCTAAACAAGGGAAATCTTTCACAATCAGCATTTTCTTTCTCATGCACAATCCAAGATGCATTATGGTTTCACTGTCTCGCACAATATGGATTTTCCAAGGCAATTATTTAAGGTGCTTGTGTGTTTCTATGGTCATTCTGGGAGTGAAATCAAT is part of the Populus nigra chromosome 8, ddPopNigr1.1, whole genome shotgun sequence genome and harbors:
- the LOC133700462 gene encoding deSI-like protein At4g17486 — encoded protein: MRLFPLSSSSSSSSEKEKEQSNGGSSRVMLYLNIYDLTPINNYLYWFGLGIFHSGIEVHGMEYGFGAHEYPTSGVFEVEPRSCPGFIFRRSVLLGSTNMSRSEFRSFMEHLSAEYHGDTYHLIAKNCNHFTDEVCKQLTGKPIPGWINRMARLGSFCNCLLPESIQITAVRHLPDHPTYSDDDDDDGLESVASSMTAGSEEEGSNHHLLTAPNGEVAFLMEKPVRLAKELL